One segment of Anser cygnoides isolate HZ-2024a breed goose chromosome 5, Taihu_goose_T2T_genome, whole genome shotgun sequence DNA contains the following:
- the LOC106044017 gene encoding prostaglandin D2 receptor isoform X1, giving the protein MNGTGREPCERGEALVAGARPLVSALMFSAGLLGNLLALGLLLRCRRPPRARPPSLFHVLVLALVVTDLLGTCSVSPFVLASYHRNLTLTALARGGHICLYFGFAMSFFGLATMLILFAMALERCLALGRPYFYERFLSPRTGSVALPAIYTFAAAFCSLPLVGFGRYVQYCPGTWCFIQMYLDDGRHAGGAEAAGMHVTFSLLYATLLLLLILSVLLCNLSVISNLARMHRRGQKTRRLATPEQPRAAGGGGRCMFSMAEEIDHLLLLAIMTITFVICSLPFTKEESRGKRKRPQPVAKPGCLGFKREKRQSGDVRELASIPGTRLNILRAPVNGPTRAGRLSRRPGGAQLWMPRSLGSGTLWPGLRLHEQVQQGQELRLGSPGAEVPLHQPHPRPLGLRHPAAAGAAGPALGAVLPAVPRQPGRAHPVPRKDETGDEAGPQRAVDPPGDVARLGWLGCGAALAGVTEVLWPLRDVPAVGWDGAAPGAAACPGSCAKPVQCPTGQKALAVGWDRSTWMSPLPRDRAIPALRWMHAAFGHIREGLNRGVTCWDTAAAACMAAGWPKGPFMGL; this is encoded by the exons ATGAACGGGACGGGCCGGGAGCCGTGCGAGCGCGGCGAGGCGCTGGTggccggggcccggccgctGGTGAGCGCCCTGATGTTCTCGGCGGGgctcctgggcaacctgctggccctggggctgctgctgcgctgccgccggcccccccgcgcccgccctccttccctcttccacGTCCTGGTGCTGGCCCTGGTGGTCACCGACCTGCTGGGCACCTGCTCGGTCAGCCCCTTCGTGCTGGCCTCCTACCACCGCAACCTCACGCTGACCGCCCTGGCGCGGGGTGGGCACATCTGCCTCTACTTCGGCTTCGCCATGAGCTTCTTCGGCCTCGCCACCATGCTCATCCTCTTCGCCATGGCGCTGGAGCGCTGCCTGGCGCTGGGGCGGCCCTACTTCTACGAGCGCTTCCTCAGCCCCCGCACGGGCTCGGTGGCCCTGCCCGCCATCTACACCTTCGCCGCCGCCTTCTGCTCCCTGCCGCTGGTGGGCTTCGGGCGCTACGTGCAGTACTGCCCCGGCACCTGGTGCTTCATCCAGATGTACCTGGACGACGGGCGGCACGCCGGCGGCGCGGAGGCGGCCGGGATGCACGTCACCTTCTCGCTGCTCTACgccaccctgctcctgctcctcatcCTCTCGGTGCTGCTCTGCAACCTCAGCGTCATCAGCAACCTGGCCCGCATGCACCGCCGGGGGCAGAAGACCCGCCGGCTGGCCACGCCGGAGCAGccccgggcggcggggggcggcgggcggtgCATGTTCTCCATGGCCGAGGAGATCGAccacctcctgctcctcgcCATCATGACCATCACCTTCGTCATCTGCTCGCTGCCCTTCACG AAGGAAGAGTCCCGAGGGAAGAGAAAACGACCGCAGCCTGTAGCCAAGCCAGGCTGTCTGGgttttaagagagagaaaagacaaaGCGGCGATGTCCGGGAGCTCGCAAGCATCCCAGGAACCAGACTCAACATCCTGAGAGCTCCCGTCAATGGGCCCACGCGTGCCGGGCGGCTCTCCCGGCGGCCTGGAGGAGCCCAGCTCTGGATGCCGCGGTCGTTAGGCAGCGGGACCCTTTGGCCGG GTCTGCGCCTACATGAACAAGTTCAGCAAGGGCAAGAACTACGACTGGGATCTCCTGGCGCTGAGGTTCCTCTCCATCAACCCCATCCTCGACCCTTGGGTCTTCGCCATCCTGCGGCCGCCGGTGCTGCGGGTCCTGCGCTcggtgctgtgctgccagctgtCCCCCGGCAGCCAGGACGTGCACACCCCGTCCCCCGCAAAGACGAAACTGGAGACGAGGCTGGACCCCAGCGGGCAGTAGATCCGCCAGGAGACGttgccaggctgggctggctggggtgCGGTGCAGCCCTCGCAGGTGTTACTGAAGTTTTATGGCCCCTGAGAGACGTCCCCGCTGTAGGGTGGGACGGGGCTGCGCCCGGTGCCGCCGCGTGTCCGGGGAGCTGCGCGAAGCCGGTGCAGTGTCCCACAGGGCAGAAAGCGCTCGCTGTGGGATGGGACCGGAGCACCTGGATGTCACCACTGCCACGAGACAGGGCCATTCCTGCCCTGCGATGGATGCACGCCGCATTCGGACACATCAGAGAGGGGCTGAATCGTGGGGTGACTTGCTGGGACACCGCAGCCGCCGCGTGCATGGCAGCGGGCTGGCCAAAGGGGCCGTTTATGGGGCTTTGA
- the LOC106044017 gene encoding prostaglandin E2 receptor EP2 subtype isoform X2 has translation MNGTGREPCERGEALVAGARPLVSALMFSAGLLGNLLALGLLLRCRRPPRARPPSLFHVLVLALVVTDLLGTCSVSPFVLASYHRNLTLTALARGGHICLYFGFAMSFFGLATMLILFAMALERCLALGRPYFYERFLSPRTGSVALPAIYTFAAAFCSLPLVGFGRYVQYCPGTWCFIQMYLDDGRHAGGAEAAGMHVTFSLLYATLLLLLILSVLLCNLSVISNLARMHRRGQKTRRLATPEQPRAAGGGGRCMFSMAEEIDHLLLLAIMTITFVICSLPFTVCAYMNKFSKGKNYDWDLLALRFLSINPILDPWVFAILRPPVLRVLRSVLCCQLSPGSQDVHTPSPAKTKLETRLDPSGQ, from the exons ATGAACGGGACGGGCCGGGAGCCGTGCGAGCGCGGCGAGGCGCTGGTggccggggcccggccgctGGTGAGCGCCCTGATGTTCTCGGCGGGgctcctgggcaacctgctggccctggggctgctgctgcgctgccgccggcccccccgcgcccgccctccttccctcttccacGTCCTGGTGCTGGCCCTGGTGGTCACCGACCTGCTGGGCACCTGCTCGGTCAGCCCCTTCGTGCTGGCCTCCTACCACCGCAACCTCACGCTGACCGCCCTGGCGCGGGGTGGGCACATCTGCCTCTACTTCGGCTTCGCCATGAGCTTCTTCGGCCTCGCCACCATGCTCATCCTCTTCGCCATGGCGCTGGAGCGCTGCCTGGCGCTGGGGCGGCCCTACTTCTACGAGCGCTTCCTCAGCCCCCGCACGGGCTCGGTGGCCCTGCCCGCCATCTACACCTTCGCCGCCGCCTTCTGCTCCCTGCCGCTGGTGGGCTTCGGGCGCTACGTGCAGTACTGCCCCGGCACCTGGTGCTTCATCCAGATGTACCTGGACGACGGGCGGCACGCCGGCGGCGCGGAGGCGGCCGGGATGCACGTCACCTTCTCGCTGCTCTACgccaccctgctcctgctcctcatcCTCTCGGTGCTGCTCTGCAACCTCAGCGTCATCAGCAACCTGGCCCGCATGCACCGCCGGGGGCAGAAGACCCGCCGGCTGGCCACGCCGGAGCAGccccgggcggcggggggcggcgggcggtgCATGTTCTCCATGGCCGAGGAGATCGAccacctcctgctcctcgcCATCATGACCATCACCTTCGTCATCTGCTCGCTGCCCTTCACG GTCTGCGCCTACATGAACAAGTTCAGCAAGGGCAAGAACTACGACTGGGATCTCCTGGCGCTGAGGTTCCTCTCCATCAACCCCATCCTCGACCCTTGGGTCTTCGCCATCCTGCGGCCGCCGGTGCTGCGGGTCCTGCGCTcggtgctgtgctgccagctgtCCCCCGGCAGCCAGGACGTGCACACCCCGTCCCCCGCAAAGACGAAACTGGAGACGAGGCTGGACCCCAGCGGGCAGTAG
- the LOC125183063 gene encoding prostaglandin D2 receptor-like, translating to MASEGYRCRGSRFIESGQSAVPSSVLFGAGLLGNVLALLLLGQHRRRSRSPGGRPPRVSAFYVLVSGLAVTDLLGKCLLSPMVLAAYAYNRSLSELGSPGGRAEGEPGALCQLFAFLMAFFGLAPTLLLLAMALECWLSLGHPYFYRRHLTRRLGAALAPAAAGLCALFCALPLLGFGVPMQYCPGTWCFIRMAGGGAGQLGFPVLYASLMGVLVLAIGACNVSSMRHLYGMARRQPPRGAAAPSPAAAAPPRMEELDHLVLLGLMTVLFTVCSLPLIIRAYMGAFAADFNENADLSALRFLSVNSIVDPWVFIIFRTSVFRMFVRRLCRRLGSRRATLKGPGPEGDGRFCPLGWRRTDAPQLVFP from the exons ATGGCGAGCGAGGGCTACCGGTGCCGGGGCAGCCGCTTCATCGAGAGCGGGCAGTCGGCGGTGCCCAGCTCGGTGCTGTTCGGGGCCGGCCTTTTGGGCAACGTGctcgccctgctgctgctgggccagcaCCGACGGCGCTCCCGCTCGCCCGGCGGTCGCCCGCCGAGGGTGTCCGCCTTCTACGTGCTGGTGAGCGGGCTGGCGGTCACCGACCTGCTGGGCAAGTGCCTGCTCAGCCCCATGGTGCTGGCCGCTTACGCTTACAACCGGAGCCTGAGCGAGCTGGGCTCGCCCGGCGGGCGGGCCGAGGGCGAGCCGGGAGCCCTGTGCCAGCTCTTCGCCTTCCTCATGGCTTTCTTCGGGCTGGCCCCgaccctgctgctgctcgccaTGGCCCTGGAGTGCTGGCTGTCGCTGGGCCACCCGTACTTCTACCGGCGGCACCTCACCCGACGGCTGGGGGCGGCGctggccccggcggcggcggggctgtgCGCGCTCTTCTGCGCGCTCCCGCTGCTGGGTTTCGGGGTCCCCATGCAGTACTGCCCCGGCACCTGGTGCTTCATCCGCATGGCCGGCGGGGGGGCCGGCCAGCTCGGCTTCCCCGTGCTCTACGCCAGCCTGatgggggtgctggtgctggccaTCGGCGCCTGCAACGTGAGCAGCATGCGGCACCTCTACGGCATGGCCCGCAGGCAgcccccccgcggggccgccgccccctccccggccgccgccgcccccccccgcatGGAGGAGCTCGACCACCTCGTCCTGCTGGGGCTCATGACCGTGCTCTTCACCGTCTGCTCGCTGCCGCTCATC ATCCGGGCGTACATGGGGGCATTCGCGGCCGATTTCAACGAGAACGCCGACCTCAGCGCCCTGCGCTTCCTCTCCGTCAACTCCATCGTCGACCCCTGGGTCTTCATCATCTTCCGCACCTCCGTCTTCCGCATGTTCGTCCGCAGGCTCTGCCGCCGCCTCGGCTCCCGCAGGGCCACCCTAAAGGGACCGGGGCCGGAGGGGGACGGCCGGTTTTGCCCGCTGGGCTGGCGCAGGACGGACGCCCCGCAGCTCGTCTTCCCCtga